From the Pocillopora verrucosa isolate sample1 chromosome 11, ASM3666991v2, whole genome shotgun sequence genome, the window GCTGGGACATTTACAGGTTGGTAAAGACTCTGGTCAGTCATAAAAAAGTAGGATGAATCAATCTAACCGACTGAATCCCTCATGGAGTGCATTTGGATTGCGCAacgtgaaaccaaaaccaaaataattgagagaaaaaaatgactaGGAATAAATGAGAACtccaagtaaaaacaagcaaacctcCTGAGGCACGGAAAGCGCAAATGACTcgattgttttaagttttgtggctgattggttgagagagaggcaCTAGTTTTCTGAACCCATCACAGAGCGATGGGATACAGATTCATTTACTCAGGTCCTCATTGTACTAATTTACTCGCTCGCTCATATCTAGCCACAGAAAAATGTACCGAACCATTCACGACAAAACCAGCGACAGCAAAacaaatgacaacaaaaaacaCCTCAACAAAATTATCAACAGCAGAAACTGCCACATCAAAAGAAACTCTACCACCAACAACACAAGCAGAGGtaacaacaagaaaaggaacaacAGCAAAATCAACTGCAGAGATCCAATCCACAAAAGAACACAGCACAGGAACGACCCCCATCAGCCAGACCGAGTTGTCGACGAAATCATCCGAGACTCCGCCGACTTCCTCAAGCGACACAGATACCACACCTAAAAAGACTCCTACTGTTATCTCCATGACAACGACAGAAAGGAGCAGTCCTGGTAAAGACAAGAATATAGACAAGTCAACTGACGTAAACGGCAGCAGCAGAAGAACAGTTCTAGTTGTATCTGTGTTATGTTCACTTGTGGTAGTCGTCGCCATGTTTTTCGTATCAGCTTGGCTCTGGAGAAAACGGTAAACGGCGTGAGTTTGTTTTTATGATATGATCTATGTTTTAAGCTATTTTTCCtgtattttctattttcctgATGTACATCATCGCCACAAGCACTTTATTACGAGCATCCacgcaaaatatttttaattttaagttagCAAGAGCACTAACTACAAGCTGTGTAAGagaatatataaatataaatatatatatatatacatttttttatcttcacAGGAAAAGTTACTCAAGAAGCGATCAGCAAAGTACTAATCAGTGTAAGTGAATGGTTAACCTGAGTATTTTACTTCACCACGATATTGCAGAACACTGTAAAATCCTCCTCCTCTCAATTGCTGCAAGTAAAGGTCCAAACTACAAGTTATGTGTTTGGACCGTTAGGAGCAGAAAGCCCAACGAAAATTACGACAAAGGAGAGGCATCAAGAGACTGCAATGTCGAGGTCTTTAGCGTCATCAGaacgcggaatccgaaggtctgggTTCCATTTTTTGTAAGGAAGTTGGACTTCCTCTTTTTTCCCTGCTTGTGAAATGACTATATATATCTCTCTTTGGTTTCTAAATACCTTTGCAATTGGTGGATCTagttttctttagcttttttaatattttctacGGTTTTCGATTCTCTATTTAGATTTTTGTATCTGCCAAGTTAGAGTTAGTGGTTACTACATCTCATGTGTCTTAGTACAGAGTATCTTACATTTATTCATATCATTGTCACCATTACAGTCGATAAACCAGAAGATCACGTCCAAAACACACATGAGAATGCCTATCAACTACTAAAGTATGACGGGAAATCAAAAGATCAGGCTCAATGGGAACAACCGGCCTATGAGGGCCTCGTCAAGGGTTCACCTGCGAAAGACTGGGGAGAGGGAGAAGTATATACCAATCCTACAGTGTATCAACAACTTGACAAGTCTAATATCACCACTGAAAATGATTATTTAGCGGCTTATCATCCTCTTATGAAACAGCTCCAGTCCAAGGTATGCATTTTAATCCCATACAGTTCCCTACCCTGGCCTTAACCCGGAAAGAGGTGGTTCTCTTTTTAAGACAGGAACGCAAAGTGGGGTAGAGCAGAAGTCGTCTTtcatatgacaaaaaaattattttgttaaaaatgacttttgaaaaaaacaattatgtcTTCTTATAGCTATTGCTCCAAAACCATTGGAGCAATAAATATTGTTTCAGTGCTTGTTAAAAATAGGGGGACGTAGTCATCATGCAACGAGAAAAAATGTACCTACCGAATCAATCTCGTTTGTAATTGCTTATAGTAAAGTGCAATACCTCCTTTCCGCAGTCGAGGACAAAAATGGCGATTTGCCGTTGATGTCACAAAATTCACATGCATTTTCTAATTGCTACTTTCTCATAGTCTGAGCAAGTCGCCGAATATGACCAAGGGTACCTGGTACTGGTTGGAGAGCATAGCAAAAGAGAAGAGACCGCTGATCAAGAGGACCCGTATTActacaaagttgaaagtaacATGCCTCAGTAATCAACCGTCTGTTTTGTGACGTTGGAGTAGAAATGTTGTAATTTTCGGTAAAATGATGAGAGATGAATTCATTCTTCATGGCTTCAagtcaagagaaagaaaacgatCGGTAAAAGTTCATGTGATACTACGAATTGATTAGGATATGATTGCTTATTGTAAAGCCTGTTATCCTTCTTGTTTGAGTGTGTGACAACTAAGAGGTTATtaaactggtgatcatttcctttattctcatgacattaacGCGTGcttcagtggtgatattgcaaaggagaaattagatgtcagtcactcttaggggtaaaATAATTAAGACGAGTCCTGGTTTAAAACTCTTCATTCAcctaaaaataatttctccaGGACTGACAAAGCGAAAGCTGAATCAGAACTTACTCAGCGGTCCCGTATGTGTTCCTGCGCAACTCTAATTATTGACCCCAAAATGTTGTGGTAAACTTGCTTGTAGCCATCGCCTCTCGTTTTTACTGCACAAATAGGGCAGCTACACAAGCTCCGACAGCGGCGCCGAAGAACTTTTCTGAACTACCACCTCCACACTCCCGTTTCCCTCGCGAGCATTTTGTATTCGAAATTagtcaaaacaaatttatcaaaCTTTAAACTTACTACataaattgctttgaaatatccggaaatttggaaatttcgGAAATTTCCTGTTCCTGTTTTTCAACTTTAGTCGTACGTACAGATACTCTTTTATCCATGCATGACTTTTGAATATCCATCAATAGATTATAAAATGATATCCATGTCGTCATCCTTTATGTAGTAAGTTTAAAGTTtggtaaatttgttttgatcattCTGTCGAAAGTTACTTAGATGTTTATACGACCACTGTCGTGAAACGACTACATTCCATCCACTTCACTCGTCGACCTCCTGCACGTGATTTCAAAGTCCTTAAACCCGTTTTATTTGACCACCCAAATTTCTAAAACCTCAAACCCTGGTATTTTGTCAAATGGAAAACTTATTTGATAGGAGAATAGCAATACAAAATGGCTAGGGGTTGAAAATCACTTCAATGACCTGAGCTCAACGTGGACGAGATTCTCCTTATCCCAAAAGACATAAGACGTTGCTATTCATAGCGCAAACAACCAAACACGAcaggccccagttgttcgaaggttggataacgctatccactggataaaactctatccggtggataacgctatacgttttgctatcacttattcGCCGGATGgcaatttatccgttggatagcgttatccgcctcTTATACAAATGGGACCAGATTGCTAGATTTCTCaacgaaataataaaaaagagccTCTATGTTTAATTATTTTCGGTAATTTTTATCTTGCAAATCACTGTTTTTGCTTAAAAACTGCCAAAGGAGGTATGCACAAGGGTAAAATTACAGTTAATGATCGGTAAGAAATAGTTCTCCGAAAGATCAAATTTTGAATTGGTCATAATTTTCCTGAAGGGAATGTTCTCTAAGGGTAAATCTCTGACCTCGGTAAGGAATAACTTGAGATTAAGAAGATTTTACTCGGACGTGGGACGTAGGACGTGAGCTGGATTTCCGGCATCTCGCAGATAGCCACGCAAACGGAAATGATCGGTCACGTGGATACCGTTGAGTCCTGATagaaacgaaaggaaaaattctTATGTAACATCCAACCATGCAAGGTCCTCGTATGTGGTATCAATTTTTCTTGGCCTCACAATATGCTTTGCAAGGTATACTATACGGACTTCAACTAAGATATCTTCCCATAATTCTGCGCAAATCTGGATCGTCGCTTCTTCTCGTGGGATCTCTGAATCTGCTGACGTTCCCTTGGCTTTTAAAATCTCTGTGGGCACCGATCATCGATATCTACGGTAACAAAACCTTTTGGCTCTCGACAAGTTATGCAGGAACTGCGCTTGCACTTTTACTTGCAAGGGTTGACGacagaattattttcataacTTCATTGGTATTACTTAATCTATTTTCTGCCACGGTTGATTTGACGCTTGGAAAAATACTGCTATCAAAATTTCATGGAGACCAATTATCAAGGGCAAGCTCACTTCAGATCATTGGCTACAAAATTGGCTTTTTAATAGGAGGAGGTCTGACTCTTTTAGCTGCGGAGTATTCCttaatgagaaaagaaatattctTTGCCCTCGCTATCTCTTATTTCTCCCTGATGGTGACACTTTTTGTCACGAAAAGCTACGTGACGCCCGACGTTTGTCCTAAACCTGAAATATTGCGTTACTCAGAGACCAAACGGATGAGTGGGTTCTCGCGCACACCAGGGTTGCAATGGATGATAGCGTGCGCGTGTGTGTATAAATATGCGTCGCACTCTTCGCAGTCAATATTCACCATGTTCCTGGTAGATACCGGAGAGAGCCTAGGCCGTATTGGCTTCTTGTCTGGAATGGTGGGTCAAGGTATCTCAATTGCTGTTGCTTCTATGTGGGGAGTGGCTCTGTCAGCAAAAAGGTGAGATGAAGGggatttgtaaatttttcatagctttttttttttttttttttttcgtttttaagaTAGAATCTGCTCGTAAATGAAgactgaaaattaaaagtagCCTTTCTTTTGGCAATCTTACCAACGTTTACTTCATCATTTGTCGCTCAGCCTTTAACCCGTGCAAAGTTGCGACCTTCCcctaaccttttaactcccacatcacatttgtaattctccttactgtcaacaatacaattcttataatgaaTATATATTATAAAAGAGAATATTATAaaagagaatttagtattggatcaactaattatccccaaattgatatttctctttattctcatcacttatctggttgatattgtactgatattgtaaggagaaattctgtcttggtcactcatgggaaatAAAGGGATAAATAAAGCtggatggtttttttttatcttagaAGATAtaattttacttaaaaataTTCGGATATGTTTAGGAATGAACGTAGTGCCATACTCCAGtcgcaaaaattttaaagtatcGCACAGCAGCATAATTTACCAAACGGCAACAAACACATATGTAAACctgctttctttaaatttgacACTTTTAGATTTATGGTATGGTAATAAAGTTAATACccgttgttttcatttttgtccaaTTCTAGGATACTTCCTACGCAGCTTTTCTTTCTGACGTCCTTGTTATCTGTTTGTTCAGTTTTCGCTCAGCTTTGTGTTGTCTGGTGGAATGACACGAAGTTTGTAGCCCTTGGTAAGTGTTAACTCCTGAGAGGGTCTGATTAGGAGTCATGTGCGGTGATACATTACTTTAACTACTTTCCAATTACTCGCAATGTTCTGTTCTTTAGCAAGTTGCTTGACCTGTCAATCACGCAATGTGTCAAGGTGCGTCCATTTTCCTTGTGGACGGTTTCGTGGGCACACCGAAAACTCCATAGCTGAGCAATTCAATTGTCAAACGTCTGGCTTGTGCTTACGTGGAAACAACTAAGAAGCAGCCTGACATCTTGATCACTAATTGTTTATCTAATACCCCAtccacaccagcaaaacatgttttgttaaactggttctcattgaatgaaaattataaacagagaactgaaaaacttgattttccataggattcaagtacttgctaacttgcatttccgatgtgctacattcaagtcaaaaatattcggttaaatagtttctatgaagaaaaaaaaaattaaactgtgtttaacaaaacaacttttaaacatgtttaagctttggtgtgaatggggcataagttTCTATGTTTTTCACTTACAGTATACCTGATGCTCAGTGTAGTTCATGGGTCCCAGGCCACTCCTGTCTATACACTCATGTTGCGATGTTCCCAGAATGCACCCCAATCCGTGCAAACGACTTGTTACTCTTTCCTTGGTACGTTGGAAATTCTTGGTAAACAGTTTTCGTTGTTCATAGCAGGAGTCCTAACAGAGGCACTGGGATATGTGGCTGGTTTATACATCTCACTTgtggtttccttttttgttgtcattttagTTTGGCATTGTCCGAAATATCTTCGATGCCCTTAAAGAattgattttcaaaacattacAACCAACGGATGTGATGAAATAGTTGAATAGACAGAATAAGATAACAAATGTAAAGTGTTTCATTAGTGCTTCATGTAACTTAAAGCATAAAAAATGTGCTGAAATTTCTAGTCTTGCAGATTGGCGATTTGTTGCCTCTCACGGAAGCAAATTTTTGTGCCTCAAGGAGGTTGAGCACATCAAATCGAGGTTTACCAGTAAATTATACCGAATAAACCAGGGCAAATAAAAAAGcagataatttttgtttgaatgctTTCTCTTGACTTCCCCACAtattttctaaagttttaaTCAGGAGTTTCAACGCGTTAAGAAGCACGAGAGAGGAAAACCCTTACATACATAGCCTAATAAATACACGTTATTCGATGCATGGTTAAATCGATAATAAAAGCGCTGAGGTAAGTGTCCACTTGTTTTATATTTTGATCCATCGAATAAGggatttttatttctcaattgtttctttttccactATTTTGGCTTCTTGAAATATATCCTGCAACGTTATTTGAGAATCGCACCAATCGCGTCGGGCGTGCGCTTGTGACGAAAACAACTAAAATTTAGTGTCCTTTacgacaaacaaaaaaaatagcattTCGCTTAAATGGGCCTTCCTTGCTCCACTTTCCGTCCAGTTCTTTGAAGTAATAACGGGTGCCGTGAGACAGAAATGAAAATCGAACAAGCGACTGACAACTACACCAGAGAGAGATGAAAACACCAACATCGGTCGCAACagattcaaatttaattttttaatatttatgaaTATAGGCAAcaattttaatcaaattattaaaatatagaCCAACCGCGTATTATCCTTCACTCTTGATCAGCTGTGTTGTTGCTGTTACAGGAAATAAAATCTTGAACTTGACGAACAAACTGAAGAAACTCAGGTAACTCGGCACAGATTGTTTCTGGTTCCCAGTCGCGTTCGTTGAGGAGCTGATCCCATTTTTCACAATGAAGGTGAATATCCGTCTAAGGGTATGAATGATTGAAAAGAAGTGAATAGAGGAAAAAGAGAAGTTAGCTCGAAAATAAATGAACCTCCTAGTTAACGACACCGCTATTAAAGCTGACGACGATTCAAACtaattgaaaatatatttttaacaaattcggGTAATTagatgaggaaaaaaatttctctttaacGATTAGATTATTCGCTCTCGATTTCTTTCACGTGATATCGAGTGAGGGCAGAAATCGAAAGTGGAtaatttaatcctttcactATAAATCTACTACTCGTTGAAAACGTAATATCGAGACGGgctcttttttcattttattttgtttggaattgtaCATTGTTAGGTCACTTCCTGTGCTCTGTGACTATCGCAGAAATAAATAGCGAGAAGTGTAGTTACTCAGATTGTACCAATTGTGATTGAACGCTAAATTTGTACTAAAATAAGTCGTAATATAACTGTGTTGTTAACGACAAATCTCCTACCGTCACTCTGTTTTCCTCATCTTTGAGATCACTGCACCAGGATCTTTCATCAGAGACAATCATGGTAAATCCAGGCCGAGGGGTGAACAAAGTTCGGCGGGAACATCTCCGATGAGTAAAGTTAAATCCTTGGGGTAATTTCTCGTCTTCTGGAAGGCGTAACCCGTCGGCATCGGAGAATGTCAACTTAGAAAGATAATTTGATATGAGGTGTGTCGCTTCTTTCTCGCGCACAAGGCTGTTGTTAGCAACTAAATcatctgaggaaaaaaaaagccgtTGGATTAAACACCAGTATTTATGTTGGTTTCGCATTCATAAACTCACTCACTAGCCCGTTATTTAATCAACTTTCCAAATATGCTAATAGTTTCAAGATTTAAAGTATATTTTGCGTGAGTTTTAGGCTATAAAGTGGCCATCTTGCGTTGCCAAAATTTATTCCAACAGAAACTTGGCTCTTGCAAATGAAACTGGACTGTTGACCCAAAAAATCGACCAAAATATTAACATAGGAATAATTTCATACTTATCACATTTGCAACAAGGGAGGGAAATATCAATTCACCTCTTACTTACTCACTCACTTTCTCGTTTTTCCCgctcagtcagtcagtaaatcaAAGTGGGTGAGTTTCCAAAGTAACTGTGGTGGTACGTCAGTGGGGTAGGCAGGTCAGTAGTCAGGAGGTCAGTCCATTGGTCAGTCACTGAATGACTCATTCACTAAGTAATGCATATGTGATATGACACACACAGACAACTAGAGATATAAGACCTTTCGTAGACTCACCCGTAAGTGCACGCAAGCTTATCCTGCAATCAACGTCTGAACCTGGAAAAATGATGTTAACCTGGAGAAATTTCTTGGACTGTAAAACCAGCCACCCTCGACACCTCGCCCTTGTGGAATCATCCTCAAACCGCAGTTCTTCAACAACATTTTTCAGGTCATGGAAAGGAATCGGTATTTCTTCAAGTTTCTTTCCCACATCTTTATTTGCTACCCATACCTAAGTTGTCATGAGAAAAAGCCactcaaaaattgaaaaaagccAAACATGAATAATTGAGAGAACGCAAATTTTCTTAATACATATAAGGTATTGTAGATGTccaacaaattacaaaaaattgtGGATGAGAAAGTTTTGAATCAATGAAACTCAACATTTATCAGTTTTTTAAAGCGTGTTTTCCTGAACTGTTCTGAACCTATATAAGAAGGAAATTAATTTGCTCAGCAATCCCCATTTAGCTATCCTATCATTATTTGTGTATTTTATTATGCCTCTGCTCTTGTATGCATGCACTATGGACAAGCATTCATTAAGGGAAACTACATTGCATTATGGGTACAGTTAACCTCTTGTACGTGAATGTGTATATGACTTCGAAACAGAAACCGGTTCATGTCATTTAAAATGGTGAAAGTGGTAAACTTGCCTTACATCGCATTGCTTGGCTTTTCGGGGACAAAAACGTCAAGTCATATCTTGCCATGAAGTCCTCCCCTATCTGATCACCAAATGTATCGCTCACCACTTTGTCAGCAAGGTTCACGCCCTCTTTAAATGCCACAAGCCattcgttttttttctgttctgttcttTGAAGCTTGTTGAGTGAATCAGCAATGCTCCACGTCTCCTCGAGGTCGGCTGTTGACAAATGTAGTTTTCTAATTACTTGATGTTACATTGTCAAAATGGTGTCTTTTCAGCTATGCAGACCAGGCCCAATTCCtttaaaattaaccaatcatCGACAAGATTTTTCGCCCGCGATTTCTATCCCGTGATAGTTAGTAAGGGTGAAGCTCGAAGAAACTATCTCGCATAGAAATTGAAAGCGAATAATCTAATTTCCTTCAGCATAAATCTACTAATTACCCCAAAACTTAACAACAAGACAGgcacaagtttttattttattttgataacaacCATACAATGTTAGGTAACTCACGTTACTCACCATCCCGGAAAAGATAGCGAGTAACGAAAGGCTTAAACTCGAAACGTCATCTTTAGAAACCCTTTATTGTGAcccaatttatgttatcaacccagttaataaaaccaagtTCTCTTTAAATACcttccaacccccccccccctccgacGCAAAACcagagcttctttagaaacttaccccctttatctaGCGAGTataatagccaatcagaataaggAATTTGTGATAGGACGATAACTAATGTATGCTAAACACTAAACTGTGATGGATGATACTTGTGTCAATGGACGATAGGCTGTCAAAGGTAGAGGTACCTGTGTTTTACATCCCAGTAATCTACTCATctattaattataaattactTAAGCCTTACCTTCGTCTGGTTCCCGAATGACGATTTTCCCGAAATGACACCATAGGTCAGCTTTGTGATAATTTCCGGAcccaatttccattttcaatttccttaagGATGTTAAAACTGTTTCGTTTATGGATGCATCATATTTTGCGACAGCTTGATTGAGCGCATAAGCTCCCTATAATTAAAATCGATCTTGTCAGATAGGGAAGCATTTCTTCCGTTgggttattgttttttttttgtttttgttttttccagttGCTTTGCCTTAGGATTATATCTAAAATCTCGACGCCCATTACCTCCttaatcttgaaaataaaactaactAAGCATCAGCAGTCAATTAGCTTGGTCATTAACCTTATCCGCGTCTATTATTTAACCCTGAACGGTTTTTTTTGGCAACGATATATCTGCACTGAGACAGAATTATTGCGGAGTGTTCACCATTAGCCACTTTTTGCACAAACCTGTACATCCATATCGTATTCTTCACAAGGTTTCAAGCGATACTGTGATGAACTTCCTGCTGAAAGTATTAAACGCTCCATTTCCTCAACAGGGACAAGCTGTAATTCACAATCTTCCGGGAGATTTTTATCGTCTATAAAGACGCAAATTCTGTTAGCCATGACTCTTCCCGCGGCCTAAAACAGAGCgaaaaaaataatctgccatGGATTTCTATGGAACTAGGGTTTACAATCAATGCAGGAAACTTGTTGACCTAACTGAAAAAAAGAGCTCCCCTCTGTGCTATAAATAAAAGAGATATCTCACAGTTGGCAGGGTATccaaaatcttattttctttgaCATGAAATAATGT encodes:
- the LOC131787885 gene encoding uncharacterized protein; this encodes MGRTLPTFSEGFGPRKNKKDIYLEWNKSSVTNFTGNLVVINVKCKQKGKGKDFASCFIFKTAGTFTATEKCTEPFTTKPATAKQMTTKNTSTKLSTAETATSKETLPPTTQAEVTTRKGTTAKSTAEIQSTKEHSTGTTPISQTELSTKSSETPPTSSSDTDTTPKKTPTVISMTTTERSSPGKDKNIDKSTDVNGSSRRTVLVVSVLCSLVVVVAMFFVSAWLWRKRKSYSRSDQQSTNQFDKPEDHVQNTHENAYQLLKYDGKSKDQAQWEQPAYEGLVKGSPAKDWGEGEVYTNPTVYQQLDKSNITTENDYLAAYHPLMKQLQSKSEQVAEYDQGYLVLVGEHSKREETADQEDPYYYKVESNMPQ
- the LOC131787877 gene encoding major facilitator superfamily domain-containing protein 3 — encoded protein: MQGPRMWYQFFLASQYALQGILYGLQLRYLPIILRKSGSSLLLVGSLNLLTFPWLLKSLWAPIIDIYGNKTFWLSTSYAGTALALLLARVDDRIIFITSLVLLNLFSATVDLTLGKILLSKFHGDQLSRASSLQIIGYKIGFLIGGGLTLLAAEYSLMRKEIFFALAISYFSLMVTLFVTKSYVTPDVCPKPEILRYSETKRMSGFSRTPGLQWMIACACVYKYASHSSQSIFTMFLVDTGESLGRIGFLSGMVGQGISIAVASMWGVALSAKRILPTQLFFLTSLLSVCSVFAQLCVVWWNDTKFVALVYLMLSVVHGSQATPVYTLMLRCSQNAPQSVQTTCYSFLGTLEILGKQFSLFIAGVLTEALGYVAGLYISLVVSFFVVILVWHCPKYLRCP
- the LOC131787876 gene encoding uncharacterized protein; this encodes MEKGSDNRKKSKNGGKARNTYDDLRRGTQEEACEFLVVENNIGFIIGRKGTTISQIQEISGAKISAQSQRGRKGFAIRGNERQRARAKELINEKLETLSRNQSVPGRPIVIPKKFEKLVRGPDGDHLLHVSTMTGAAVSSIGPDHRLYVSGSKRNTKHAEYVIKSRMAAGRVMANRICVFIDDKNLPEDCELQLVPVEEMERLILSAGSSSQYRLKPCEEYDMDVQGAYALNQAVAKYDASINETVLTSLRKLKMEIGSGNYHKADLWCHFGKIVIREPDEADLEETWSIADSLNKLQRTEQKKNEWLVAFKEGVNLADKVVSDTFGDQIGEDFMARYDLTFLSPKSQAMRCKVWVANKDVGKKLEEIPIPFHDLKNVVEELRFEDDSTRARCRGWLVLQSKKFLQVNIIFPGSDVDCRISLRALTDDLVANNSLVREKEATHLISNYLSKLTFSDADGLRLPEDEKLPQGFNFTHRRCSRRTLFTPRPGFTMIVSDERSWCSDLKDEENRVTTDIHLHCEKWDQLLNERDWEPETICAELPEFLQFVRQVQDFISCNSNNTADQE